The stretch of DNA CTCAGATTTCACAAGTGAAGTCAAAAGAGGGTTTGAAAAAGTGCACATCTTGTCGTAAGCGTGTGGCATTAATGAGGTTCAGTTGCAAATGTGGTGATCTTTTCTGCGCAGTTCATCATTATTCAGACAAACACAACTGCCCGTTTAATTATAGGAATGCTGGTCAGAATGCAATAGCAAAACCAAATCCTATCATTGTAGCAGAAAAGCTTAATAAGATCTAACAAGCACCTATCGAAAGGTTGTATGAACTGAAGCAATGTCCATCTTTTGATAAGTTGGCCTCGTCTTACAGGGTAACAATGAAAGTTTTGCATGGGGGTGGGGGGTACCCTAGAGCCTAGATAATCCTGGGGTGTAAGTTATTTATGATCTTGGTGCACATTTTCATGgaatttgttcttgttttgaCCCCATTTCTGGGCTCCTTGTCTAGTATAATATGCATAATGTAGGTCATCTTGATGAATTTCACATTCATACATCCGCGTTTTGAAATCCTGAATTCGCCTCCGTGCATTCTTCAAGATTTTAAAGTCTCCTTTGAGTATCAATAATGTAGAGTTTTTTTTTGTAGAGATGTCAATACGGGTTGGCTCAGCCCATCCGAGCTAGCC from Capsicum annuum cultivar UCD-10X-F1 unplaced genomic scaffold, UCD10Xv1.1 ctg12421, whole genome shotgun sequence encodes:
- the LOC124890130 gene encoding zinc finger A20 and AN1 domain-containing stress-associated protein 4-like, producing LSQVLVRVVHSCDFFGSAATINMCSKCQKDMILLKKEHAKLAFASSKDDVRRSSSSDESELALTGAAVVSADLASQISQVKSKEGLKKCTSCRKRVALMRFSCKCGDLFCAVHHYSDKHNCPFNYRNAGQNAIAKPNPIIVAEKLNKI